CTCACCATAACCAACTTCATTACATCGGTTTCAACTAGAAGTCAACTACCGTTGAGCTGTTGGAGTTCAAACGCTAATGGGGTATTCAATTCTAACCTTCAGAGATCGTTTAGGTGAGTATAATACCAACATCCTTCTATTTTTCTTCTACTTTTGTTTGCATGTGACGTTAAGAAACATCTTAACCATGATATGTTGTTGTTTTTGTGCTCGTGTTGAAATATAggttgttttggaaaaaaatagGGGTATCGCCAACTCACCAGAAAGTGTCTTTGCTTGTGTGTGAAATAGGTAAGTACTTGCAAACACATTAACAAAGTGTTCTCTATGTGCATAGGTTGTTAATAGTTAGTATATTTGTACGAGACAAAAAAATGACATTGGGATATGTCGATTGTGTAAGATATTTAAGTTCAAGTACTTTGGACACCCAGTTGGAAGCGTACAATGTTGTTAGGGACATTTATTTGCTCATCCAAACAGCCATGAATAATGATAAGCTCTAATAACATGATACTCTATCTTggttctatttatttttatataaaatggtAAATGACAAGGTCATACCTACAATAATTATAGTTATGACCTTTGAGTAGTGTGATACATGATTGAGTTTTTGTTTTGGTGAAAATCGAAAGTAAAAGTTAAAGTCGTACCGACAATTGAAAGTGTCATAACTTGTGTAGTGGATATGGAATGAGATACTCGTGTAGTTGACTTGCATGAATGTGGCGAAGTCCATTGTCTTTGTGTATGGGAACACAAGGTTGGTTATGGCCTTGTTTTTTTGAAGGGGACATTATTATAAAGCTAGTTGGATTAGATGACACTATAAGGTAGGTTATCTTGGCTTGTTTTGGGTTGTCGTCGACTTATGATGTCTCGACTCTTCAAGTCAAACAACactaacctaaatgttatttGGAAGTGTTTCTAATAATCAGAGAAAAGATCAAAGTCTGCATTGACATGCATTCATTACTATATAGGCATTGATCTGAGAGATGAATATTTGAGAATGgttattttgtttgatatatGTGTTGTTTGACCTATTATTTATGTACTTTACTATATTGTTACCATTTTTATGGTGGCATGAGATTCTTAGCCATTATGGGGTTTGTCTTGAATTTTTATCTATGTTTTTAGATCCTGTCGAAAAGGAGTTCATAGTTGAAGATAACATTCCACTTTCTACCTTGATGCATTTGGAAAAAGAGATTTAAGTGTCGCATGCATAGGGTGTTGTCTTGTTTTGAATAGCCATGTATTTTTTTGTAGTCTTATTTTTTGAGTGTTTTGTAAATTGTCTTTGAATACTTGGTCTCACGTGTATCAAACGATATCCTATGGATCTGTAGATATCAtttacaacaaaatatatttgtatattttggaATAATCACCTAtgtaattaacttttaaaactCCCGTACATTATTTCCACAAACAACGATTATATGTAAATTAGTTAGTTAGGTAGGTAGTTGCTTAGGTTTCACAAATGAGGCGTTAGGGATGTCTTAGGGGAAATCACTAGGAATATATATAAATCAGTTAGTTAGGTAGATAGTTACTTAGGTTTCACAAATGGGGCTTTTTTGTTGAACACTGAGTCACCCTAACTAAAAACTTCAACTCAGGGATTATGAGGTGACTTTCCTACTTGTATCAACATGGAACTAGTTGGATCAATGAGTCATTGACGTAAACTATAGTAGAGCCTGCATTGcattattaaatatgattatgATAAATGGTTATGTTGTTGAGTCCATTGCAtcataatatttgtatttgttgaTAAGTTGATTTGATATGTTTATATGACTGATAGTTGATTAGTTTTTTGAAtatatgtctatatatatatatacatgtttatatatatatatacatgtttatatatatatatatatatatatataNNNNNNNNNNNNNNNNNNNNNNNNNNNNNNNNNNNNNNNNNNNNNNNNNNNNNNNNNNNNNNNNNNNNNNNNNNNNNNNNNNNNNNNNNNNNNNNNNNNNNNNNNNNNNNNNatatatatatatgtgtgtgtgtgtgtgtgtgtgtgtgtgtgtgttgtgtgtgtgtgtgttttatGATGATAATATGCTTAGGAGAATGAATATATGTTATCTATTGTATGAGTGTTTATTATGCATATTATGTTAGTTGATATTCAAAGTACATAGCTTATATAGGATTCAATGCTTGAATGATGTCTTAGACTTAGAGCATGTAGTCCTTAAGTCAGTTCTTGTGCTAGACTCTACCATGTGATATGaggtatgtttttttttgtaaaaatattttattattttaaataaataagtagaaTCACAATAACACTTAGTAATAGTATCATTTGAAAGAGTTATATGATAACTACAATTTATGAAATGTTTCTgaaaagattttgattttaaaaaaaaattcactattTCCATACTTTTGGACAAATGGTGTCATAGTACGAGACTCAAAaactttattaaaattatcattaagTTCAAATCTCAGGATAGTTATGTGTTCTGATTAACAATTAATTGATTATATTCTCAACTTAATCGATTATCTACAAATAGTTGATTATAAAAACCATTTAATCAATTATTACCACAAGTTTCACAAGATCAACACTTACACTATTTTACTAAGTTTTACTATGCACCTAATCAATTAACTTAAGCATATAATCGTTTATTAATCACCCAAtcgattaaaatattattatatctgataaattattctattaatttaattcgttaaaaaataacaaatatcagTTACGAATTTAACAAAATAAGTCAAAAATCATGATCAACTCATCAATAATAACCACAAACAATAAAAACATCTAACACAACATTTAATCAACTCAATCATAAATCAtcaaaaattaatacatttaattatCATATTAAATTAGACAGCACACCGTAAGAGGCGGTCTCagccattaattattataagtCTAATATGTTCTTCCAACAACAATACTAATTAACTAACCATGACTTTATCGAGGTTTTGGTTTTATAGGACATTtctattcaaattaaaaactaaaccTACTAATTATCCTTAAAAGTCAACCCCACTTCGTACTTTAATTAACGAGAAAATGTGATTTGAATGAAAGGATTGAAATGAATGGGGCCCTTGTTTTCtaaaaaccataatttaaattaaaaaaaatagaaacataatTAAAAGATGATCTACCAAATGAAATTCAAATATGAAACAACAACAATAGTTGTTATATGTTTCTTGATGTTCGTATAAATATCTACCGTAgtgaataatataaaatattaataatactcCTAATGACTCACAAATGTCCCATATATAGAGTTTGGTCAAATTGGATTATAGAGTTAGAATTTaaattccaaaacaaaaatcaaaataagaagATTCAATTTCTGTCACAATTTGACTTTATTAAATTTATCGATTAAATTGATGGTGAAAGTAGTCCAATTAGCAGTGATGAGTAGAGGAAAACGATAAGAATAATGTTCAATGCATAATAGAGGAAATAAGCAGAAGAGGATAGAAGAGGATTGAAAGATGATCTACCgaataaaattctaatataaaacaacaacaattgTTGTTATATGTTTCTCGACGTTCGTATAAATATCTAACACAacgaataatataaaatattaataatgctCTTAATTAATGACTCACAAATGTCACATATAAAGTAATTCAGTAAAAtcattaaagaaatgcacaTACAAATGATTTAAGagagaaaataagtaaaatggTATAAAGTGGTTCAGTAAAACCATTAAAGAAATGTACATACAAATAATTGAAGAGAGAAAATAAGTAAGATGATatgaaacaatttaataaaatcattaaagaaatgcacaGGTATTTCAAAAAATGTATCCTTCAATTTCATCATTAtgatatattacaaaaatatgtATGAATACGTGTGTGGAGTGTTGTAACTCCCATGTTTTTGTAGAatatttttgaaacattttaTTGAGTCATATGTGTTGTTTGTAAGATATTTAGATGCTTAGACATCAATATAGGATAGTTTCAAATAATTACAAGTACAAAAATCGATTTGTACTGTTCAGAAATTTATTTGTgtacatcaatcaacaaatacTGATTTCAAAGGGATTTTATTTGATCTTACGTTTAAGGATTGTTTAACTTTCAATAGATTTTAAACATGATAAAAGGCCAAAATTTGTGTACCTCTAACTacattttgattttgtgtgtgttGAAGAAAACTCTTAAACACTCATAACTTTCtcatttattaattgattttgattttcgTTTATTCTTAAACAATCAAGAACCAAGAGCCATAACCAAGTATCCCTTTTCACCCTCCATATTCGTTCTTTAAAGTGTCAACTCTATCACAAAATAGTACTGTTTGGTTTCTAAGATTGCTTTCGtgataaaaatacaataataaagtACGGGGATTTACTTTGTAAAAACGATTTGCATGATTGTTTGCTAAGTGTTGATAATTATGTGACATGTATGATAAGTAAGAGTTTGATGTTTGTGCGAGTATATGATTACATGTTTATGTGTTTAAATGTTTGATCATGCCGTATTTGTTGTGaaaaacattttatcattaaGGGATCAATGGTTTGAGtgttttagaataaaaatataatgttatCACTGAACTAGAAATCAGTCTATATagattacaaattaatttatgatttatgaTTTATGTATATTCAAAATTGGAAATATCGATTtatataattagtttatttgtcTTTGTTTGtatgtgaaaaaaaattatggtcgaattatataatataaatcttGACTCTATTAaacctttttgtttttttacctATGTAACGATGTCTTATTTCTTTATTAGtgaaatattactttttttgtCAAAAGCAAAAGACcaaattaatgaattatttttttgttgttattgaaagaattattaattttatcatttttataaaaagtgatattttatttaaaaatatacaagataaaaaactaaaataaatcaaaataaaaaataaagaaaaaaaataaatattaaataaaatatagtgaaccaaaattatatttaaaaagaaaaatatataacctgtgctattttttaaataatttttattataaatatataaacaaaaataagacAATTGAGGTTCGGCGTTTTGCTTATCAAACACAAAAGACCTTCGCCGTTTCAGATTAGGTTATCAAACCCTAAAAACCAACAGCATCACTTTACTCAGCTTCTCTCCCCCTCTCTGGTGGCCACAGTACCACCACTCTCCAATCGGAACGTAACAAAATGGCTGAGTACGATCTGACACCGCGTATGGCACCAAATCTAGACAGACATTTAGTGTTCCCACTCTTAGAGTTTCTTCAAGAGAGACAGTTATACGATGATAACCATATCCTTAAAGCTAAGATCGATCTTCTGAACAACACGAACATGGTTGACTACGCTATGGATATTCACAAGACGCTTTACCAAACAGAAGATGTTCCTCAGGATATGGTTGAAAGGAGGGTTGATGTTGTCGCTCGTCTTAAGTCTCTTGAAGATGCGGCTGCTCCTCTTGTTGCTTTTCTTCAGAATCCTGCTGCTGTTCAGGAATTGAGGGCTGATAAACATTACAATCTTCAGATGCTCAATGACAAATACCAGGTTTTGTCCCTTTTATTCGcactttttattgatttttcccattttatttttaaattgcgATTGTTTCATGAAATAAATGTCGTTTGTgatattttattcttatttgtttggttttttttttggaaagtgTTTGGATTAGTTTATTCTGAGGGAATATTTAGGTTTATGAATgagtaacttttatttttaatttgatgaaaaatGTAATTGATTATTCATTATCAGAAAATAATAGGATCCTGAACATTTTAAGAGAgtttttttcttatttgttCGGATTgggtttttcttaaaaaaatgttcGGATTAGTTTATTTTGACTGAAGAATTGGGTTTATGATTGagcaacattttttaatttgatgagaagttttgatgaaaattgtAATTGATTATCAAGAAATAATAGGATCCTGAACATGTACGACGGTGTAATTTTTTGCTTGTTAGATTTTGGTAGATCAGGCGTGGAATCTTCATTGTGCAGAAATTGAGTAGCttttgatagtttttttttagtttggatTAGTTTATTCTGAGGGAATAATTGGATTTAGGAATGAATAACCTTTTTCTTACTTGACGAGAGCTTTTGAAGAGAAAATGAATTGATTATCAGAAAAAAAATAGGGTCCTAAGAATGTAAGATGTAGTGTAATTGTTTGCTTGTTAGTTTCTTGTAGATTATTAATGGAATCTTTGGAACAAGTTAGGTAATATGTTGAGTTTTTTTGGAAGTTGTTTGTTAAGTTTGGGCTGTTAGGTGATATAAGCTGCCAAAGGGTATAGAGCATTCATCATATAATAAGGGGGTGTTTTGTTAACAACTCCTTTCTATGCTTTATTCATAAAACATTAACAGACAAGAGAATTGTGGAAAATAGTGGTTTGTTTGAATCCCATAGCTAATAGTGCTTTTATAGCCGCTATTAGACAATATTGATATGTTTAAAATGGTATATGGCATATACTATAAACTGTCTTATAAAGTATGTTGTGGGGCTTATTTCATAAGCTTTCATTAGTTGGTGGAcgtattataaaatatttttataagctCTTTCAAACACTTGCAAATGACCCTAATAAGCTTTCTTGCTAGTAAGGGTTTAAACAGAATCATTGTAATGTAATCTCTTCCCATTGTTTTTTCAAGCTTGTCTTTTTTGTCGTATTTATGTTCTGGATGTTTGAAATGTGTTGTATTTGAGGTCTGATTTCTTATAGGATGATTCTATTATTACAGATTGGTCCTGCACAGATTGAGGCATTGTACCAATATGCCAAATTTCAATTTGAATGTGGAAACTACTCTGGTGCTGCTGATTATCTTTATCAGTACAGAGCTTTATGCACAAATAGTGAAAGGAGTTTGAGTGCATTGTGGGGAAAGCTGGCTGCTGAAGTTTTGATGCAAAACTGGGATATTGCTCTTGAAGAGCTCAATCGCTTGAAGGAAATAATCGACTCAAAGGTTGTTCATCAGTTGATTTTCTGAGTAGCACCACTtttatgcatgtaatctgattGTCTTACTATTTGTAAACTTTGTTGCAGAATTTTTCATCACCTATAAATCAGGTGCAAAGCAGAATATGGTTGATGCATTGGAGTCTGTTCATCTTTTTCAACCATGACAATGGAAGAACCCAGATAATTGATCTGTTTAACCAGGATAAGTATGCATTGTTGACTTTTCTTCCCTTTCTATGGATGCCTTCATTTGTTTTAAACCAGAACACAAACATTtcctatattttgtttttattgttaatCACAATTCTTGTCAAATGCTTCCTCTCTTTTGGGTCACTATTTCTTGCATCTCCTTGGTTCAGTATTTTAACTGTTGCTTTGTCTAATATGTGATATCATTTCTAGATATCTTAACGCAATCCAAACTAGTGCTCCACACCTTTTACGATACTTGGCCACAGCATTTATCGTGAACAAGCGTAGGAGGCCTCAATTTAAagattttattaaagttattCAACAAGAGCAGCATTCATATAAGGACCCCATCACTGAGTTTTTGGCTTGTGTTTATGTCAACTATGACTTTGATGGTGCACAAAAGAAGATGAGGGAGTGTGAAGAAGTAAGTGCCCTTTTTGTTGTGTAGCGAATATATGTCAACTGTTGAAGTGATGTAGCCTGTGTTGTTCATtcagttttctttttcttataaaacTTTTCTATCTATTGTGCTTATGATTGTATAAATGCAGGTAATTCTCAATGATCCCTTCCTTGGTAAAAGAGTTGAAGAAAGCAACTTTTCAACCGTACCATTGAGGGATGAGTTCCTCGAAAATGCTAGGCTATTTATTTTTGAGACATATTGTAGAATACATCAACGCATTGACATGGGGTATGTACCTAGTTTTTGATACGAATATTGTAGTTCCTGATGTGTATAcaacttttttataagcctcTATTTTTCACCAGATAAGCATGCTTTGACTTCTGTGCTATTGATCTTCGATAGTCTGTCAAAATCAAATGTGCACAACATAAGTGCTGTGCTTTTTCTTATGTCGCCAAAAGTTTGGCCCTATGAGGCTTAATTATTTCTCTgaattttattatgttgatgAATTCCCTATGGTCCATTTTACTTGCAATACAACACAATTAAATTTGATACTGGGGTTTTAAAGTAGctactaaattttttattataatgtttCTCAATTGCTGATATTTCTTTTAAACAGAGTACTTGCTGAGAAGCTAAATTTGAATTATGAGGA
The genomic region above belongs to Cicer arietinum cultivar CDC Frontier isolate Library 1 chromosome 4, Cicar.CDCFrontier_v2.0, whole genome shotgun sequence and contains:
- the LOC101513922 gene encoding eukaryotic translation initiation factor 3 subunit E — its product is MAEYDLTPRMAPNLDRHLVFPLLEFLQERQLYDDNHILKAKIDLLNNTNMVDYAMDIHKTLYQTEDVPQDMVERRVDVVARLKSLEDAAAPLVAFLQNPAAVQELRADKHYNLQMLNDKYQIGPAQIEALYQYAKFQFECGNYSGAADYLYQYRALCTNSERSLSALWGKLAAEVLMQNWDIALEELNRLKEIIDSKNFSSPINQVQSRIWLMHWSLFIFFNHDNGRTQIIDLFNQDKYLNAIQTSAPHLLRYLATAFIVNKRRRPQFKDFIKVIQQEQHSYKDPITEFLACVYVNYDFDGAQKKMRECEEVILNDPFLGKRVEESNFSTVPLRDEFLENARLFIFETYCRIHQRIDMGVLAEKLNLNYEEAERWIVNLIRGSKLDAKIDSETGTVIMEPNHPNVYEQLIDHTKALNGRTYKLVTQLLEHGQAQAAR